One genomic region from Pseudoduganella dura encodes:
- the nagZ gene encoding beta-N-acetylhexosaminidase, with protein sequence MNEQHSALRKLAGRLIMIRFPGTELDAATAGFLRDNGIRAVCLFRGNMTDAAQLSKLTADLRAVLGPEALIAIDQEGGAVVRSTWVPAPPAAMGLGAADDTGLARRTGAAVARAVKALGFNWNFAPVLDLNNNPHNPVIAERSFGAAPQRVAELAMAWMEGSHAEGIACCVKHFPGHGDTSVDSHRDLPTVDKRRDELEAFEFAPFRIAAPVAPAVMTAHIVYPAIDADNPATMSPAILDGILRREWHYDGVIITDGMDMHAIAGRYGVGNAAVRALAAGADMVMALGTPQTQDETLDAIALAIAGGTITRARVDASLARLDALAGKYPIEPRAYHEEAADREVMAEGWRRALTGRGNPQRPASGGKVRLVVRQDVVSDGVSEAGVPAARVAESLGRLYDVELVTFADAESFDWPALPRDGRYTILASTSRLRYGPRARATWRPDLHLALWNPYQALDIDAPALLTYGFAAPALEAVNAWLAGELEAAGTCPVPGFA encoded by the coding sequence ATGAATGAACAACACAGCGCACTGCGCAAGCTGGCGGGCCGGCTGATCATGATCCGTTTTCCCGGCACCGAACTCGACGCGGCCACCGCCGGCTTCCTGCGCGACAACGGCATCCGCGCCGTGTGCCTGTTCCGCGGCAACATGACCGATGCCGCGCAGCTGTCGAAGCTGACGGCCGACCTGCGCGCCGTGCTCGGCCCCGAGGCGCTGATCGCGATCGACCAGGAAGGCGGCGCCGTGGTGCGCTCCACCTGGGTACCGGCGCCGCCGGCGGCGATGGGCCTCGGCGCGGCCGACGACACCGGCCTGGCCCGCCGCACCGGCGCAGCCGTGGCCCGCGCCGTGAAGGCGCTCGGCTTCAACTGGAACTTCGCGCCGGTGCTGGACCTGAACAACAACCCGCACAACCCGGTGATCGCCGAGCGCTCGTTCGGCGCCGCGCCGCAGCGCGTGGCCGAACTGGCGATGGCGTGGATGGAAGGCAGCCATGCCGAAGGCATCGCCTGCTGCGTCAAGCACTTTCCCGGCCACGGCGACACCAGCGTCGATTCGCACCGCGACCTGCCCACCGTCGACAAGCGGCGCGACGAGCTCGAAGCGTTCGAGTTCGCGCCGTTCCGCATCGCCGCGCCCGTGGCACCGGCGGTGATGACGGCGCACATCGTCTATCCCGCCATCGATGCCGACAACCCCGCCACGATGTCCCCGGCGATCCTGGACGGCATCCTGCGCCGCGAATGGCACTACGACGGCGTGATCATCACCGACGGCATGGACATGCACGCGATCGCCGGCCGCTACGGCGTGGGCAACGCGGCCGTGCGCGCGCTGGCCGCGGGTGCCGACATGGTGATGGCGCTCGGCACCCCGCAAACGCAGGACGAAACGCTGGACGCCATCGCGCTGGCCATCGCCGGCGGCACCATCACCCGCGCCCGGGTCGACGCGAGCCTGGCCCGGCTGGACGCGCTGGCCGGCAAATATCCGATCGAGCCGCGCGCCTACCACGAAGAGGCAGCCGACCGCGAAGTGATGGCCGAAGGCTGGCGCCGCGCGCTCACTGGCCGCGGCAACCCGCAACGCCCCGCCTCCGGCGGCAAGGTGCGGCTGGTGGTGCGGCAGGATGTCGTCAGCGATGGTGTTTCCGAGGCCGGCGTGCCGGCGGCCAGGGTGGCCGAATCGCTGGGCCGGCTGTACGACGTGGAACTGGTGACGTTCGCCGACGCCGAAAGCTTCGACTGGCCCGCGCTGCCGCGCGATGGCCGCTACACGATCCTGGCTTCCACGTCCCGCCTGCGGTACGGCCCGCGGGCGCGCGCCACGTGGCGCCCCGACCTGCACCTGGCGCTGTGGAACCCTTACCAGGCGCTCGACATCGATGCGCCGGCACTGCTGACCTACGGCTTCGCCGCGCCGGCGCTGGAAGCGGTCAACGCCTGGCTGGCCGGCGAGCTGGAAGCGGCCGGCACGTGCCCGGTGCCGGGCTTCGCATAA
- a CDS encoding MFS transporter: MPNAAAASPGRNPPFWVPTLYLAQGLPFYAIAVIAAQMFKSMGVANDEIGHWTAAIGMAWVLKPLWSPFLELAPSKKSVVVTFQLVGGACMGAVALALQLPAWFAACVAMLWLVAISAATHDIACDGLYIASLSKKQQAQYAGWTGTFFNAGRFISMGGLVILAGYLEKTRGIVAAWTIIFGILAATMVALGLYHAWSLPAARNAAGAQHTAAGIARTLKEVIVDYLKKPGIWVSILFIILFRAGEAQVQTIGPLFLRDAIDKGGLGLSTAEVGLVYGTSGTVAFIVGSIAGGYFTSWLGLRRAILPLILAVNLPNLVFWYLSTWHPHDLVIIGAALSAEMFGYGFGFVGIILYMMQVVAPGRYTTAHYAFSTGIMQLGFVLFKWVSGDIQAALGYQRFFVWVLLAAIPVAVLSQFIPMDSRVAQDAEQPGGEPEAATAR, encoded by the coding sequence ATGCCGAACGCCGCCGCAGCCAGCCCAGGACGCAACCCGCCGTTCTGGGTGCCCACGCTGTACCTCGCCCAGGGCCTGCCCTTTTATGCGATCGCCGTGATCGCGGCGCAGATGTTCAAGAGCATGGGCGTGGCCAACGACGAGATCGGGCACTGGACCGCCGCGATCGGCATGGCATGGGTGCTCAAGCCGCTGTGGAGCCCGTTCCTGGAACTGGCGCCCAGCAAGAAGAGCGTGGTGGTCACCTTCCAGCTGGTCGGTGGCGCCTGCATGGGCGCGGTCGCGCTCGCGCTGCAGCTGCCGGCCTGGTTCGCCGCCTGCGTGGCGATGCTGTGGCTGGTGGCGATCAGCGCCGCCACCCACGACATCGCGTGCGACGGCCTGTATATCGCCAGCCTCAGCAAGAAGCAGCAGGCGCAGTATGCCGGCTGGACCGGCACCTTCTTCAACGCCGGCCGCTTCATTTCGATGGGCGGACTGGTGATCCTGGCCGGCTACCTGGAAAAGACCCGCGGCATCGTGGCGGCATGGACGATCATCTTCGGCATCCTGGCGGCGACGATGGTCGCGCTGGGCCTGTACCACGCCTGGTCGCTGCCGGCGGCGCGCAACGCCGCCGGCGCGCAGCACACGGCGGCGGGCATCGCCCGCACGCTCAAGGAAGTGATCGTCGACTACCTGAAGAAACCGGGTATCTGGGTATCGATCCTGTTCATCATCCTGTTCCGGGCCGGCGAGGCGCAGGTACAGACCATCGGGCCGCTGTTCCTGCGCGATGCGATCGACAAGGGCGGCCTCGGGCTGTCCACCGCCGAAGTGGGCCTCGTGTACGGCACCTCGGGCACGGTGGCGTTCATCGTCGGCTCGATCGCCGGCGGGTACTTCACTTCGTGGCTGGGACTGCGCCGCGCGATCCTGCCGCTGATCCTGGCGGTGAACCTGCCCAACCTCGTGTTCTGGTACCTGTCCACCTGGCATCCGCACGACCTGGTGATCATCGGCGCCGCGCTGTCGGCCGAGATGTTCGGCTACGGCTTCGGCTTCGTCGGCATCATCCTGTACATGATGCAGGTGGTCGCGCCGGGCAGGTACACGACCGCCCATTACGCGTTCTCGACCGGCATCATGCAGCTCGGTTTCGTGCTGTTCAAGTGGGTCAGCGGCGATATCCAGGCGGCGCTCGGCTACCAGCGGTTCTTCGTCTGGGTACTGCTGGCGGCCATTCCCGTGGCCGTGCTGTCGCAGTTCATTCCGATGGATTCGCGGGTGGCGCAGGATGCCGAGCAGCCGGGCGGCGAGCCGGAGGCCGCGACGGCACGATAA
- a CDS encoding tetratricopeptide repeat protein produces MPQFRLARISLLLAAIGLNAASALTGAAYAQDKPAAPAEAPKDTVRPEIFKLVDPAQIKPLMDAKNYDEVKNRLAQADALPNKSVYEDFVLNRMRISLASATNDNATLTKALEAVINSGKLQAAEQRDFVLALANQYYNSKDYAKAITWFNRYQTETGDTKVRQYIIRAHYFNNDFATAKTELQKDLEAHQKAGTTPKVEELQLLANSGAKTKDQATYLLALENLVRYYPSDDYWLDLLSRTQGKASYSNRFALDVLRLEKAAVSKMAAEEYTALAELALLAGQPIEAKQALDAGFANGVLGTGNKAGEHKKLRAQADKQAADDTKNIGTGEASARKSKNGTGLINLGYAYVTLGQFDKGIALIQEGIAKGGLQNADDAKLRLGYSYALAGRKDDAIKTLQGVTGADGRGDLARYWIMWVNRPAAGAAQAQAAQ; encoded by the coding sequence ATGCCCCAGTTCCGTCTCGCCCGCATCAGCCTCCTGCTGGCTGCCATCGGCCTGAATGCCGCTTCCGCGCTGACCGGCGCGGCCTACGCTCAAGACAAGCCCGCAGCCCCGGCCGAGGCACCGAAGGACACCGTGCGTCCTGAGATCTTCAAGCTGGTCGATCCGGCCCAGATCAAGCCGCTGATGGATGCCAAGAATTACGACGAAGTGAAGAACCGGCTGGCGCAGGCCGATGCGCTGCCGAACAAGAGCGTGTACGAGGACTTCGTGCTGAACCGCATGCGCATCTCGCTCGCTTCCGCCACCAACGACAACGCCACGCTGACGAAGGCGCTGGAAGCGGTGATCAACTCCGGCAAGCTGCAGGCGGCCGAACAGCGCGACTTCGTGCTGGCGCTGGCGAACCAGTACTACAACAGCAAGGACTACGCCAAGGCGATCACCTGGTTCAACCGTTACCAGACGGAAACGGGCGACACCAAGGTACGCCAGTACATCATCCGCGCGCACTACTTCAACAACGACTTCGCCACCGCGAAGACCGAGCTGCAGAAGGACCTCGAAGCCCACCAGAAAGCCGGCACCACGCCGAAGGTGGAAGAGCTGCAGCTGCTGGCCAATTCCGGCGCCAAGACGAAGGACCAGGCCACCTACCTGCTGGCCCTGGAAAACCTGGTGCGCTACTACCCGAGCGACGACTACTGGCTCGACCTGCTGAGCCGCACGCAGGGCAAGGCCAGCTACTCGAACCGCTTCGCGCTGGACGTGCTGCGCCTGGAAAAGGCCGCCGTGTCGAAGATGGCCGCCGAAGAGTACACCGCGCTGGCCGAACTGGCGCTGCTGGCGGGCCAGCCGATCGAAGCCAAGCAGGCACTCGATGCCGGCTTCGCCAACGGCGTGCTGGGCACCGGCAACAAGGCTGGCGAGCACAAGAAGCTGCGCGCGCAGGCCGACAAGCAGGCCGCGGACGACACGAAGAACATCGGCACCGGCGAAGCCTCGGCGCGCAAGTCGAAGAACGGCACCGGCCTGATCAACCTGGGCTACGCCTACGTGACGCTGGGCCAGTTCGACAAGGGCATCGCGCTGATCCAGGAAGGCATCGCCAAGGGCGGCCTGCAGAACGCCGACGATGCCAAGCTGCGCCTGGGCTACTCGTACGCGCTGGCCGGCCGCAAGGACGATGCCATCAAGACGCTGCAGGGCGTGACCGGCGCCGACGGCCGCGGCGACCTGGCGCGCTACTGGATCATGTGGGTGAACCGCCCTGCCGCCGGCGCGGCGCAGGCGCAGGCTGCCCAGTAA
- a CDS encoding glycosyl hydrolase codes for MKTRKFVIAALLALCGPAVLAAPRVIVSAYKFLPVNAAPDNVIGARDATPYLAGKPAALTWAFATGECGSEAWRAQGGAQVASANVAAFAKAGVDYIISTGGQGGVFTCATDEAMERFIARYDSKHLAGIDFDIEAEQTKEQIASMVQRAAAAQKKRPHLRFSFTVGTHAASDGSGRSLNALGETILAAVRASTLKDWTFNLMVMDYGPPAADVCVLRGDVCDMGRSAVQAVRNVHAKYGIPLAQIEVTPMIGVNDVPRNDFTLDDARMLGMAVREMGLAGLHWWSLDRDRPCEVPVQGASDRCSGMSGPAGAFDAAFRTGFAGGR; via the coding sequence GTGAAGACAAGAAAATTCGTGATTGCCGCGCTGCTGGCGCTGTGCGGGCCGGCCGTGCTGGCCGCGCCGCGCGTGATCGTCAGCGCCTACAAATTCCTGCCTGTGAACGCCGCGCCGGACAACGTCATCGGCGCGCGCGATGCCACGCCATACCTGGCCGGCAAGCCTGCGGCGCTGACCTGGGCCTTCGCCACCGGCGAATGCGGCAGCGAAGCGTGGCGCGCGCAGGGCGGCGCGCAGGTCGCCTCGGCCAACGTGGCGGCGTTTGCAAAGGCGGGCGTCGACTACATCATTTCCACGGGCGGGCAGGGCGGCGTGTTCACCTGCGCCACCGACGAAGCGATGGAACGCTTCATCGCCCGCTACGATTCGAAACACCTGGCCGGCATCGACTTCGACATCGAGGCGGAGCAGACGAAGGAGCAGATCGCCTCGATGGTGCAGCGCGCCGCGGCCGCGCAGAAAAAGCGCCCCCACCTGCGCTTCTCGTTTACTGTCGGCACGCACGCGGCATCGGACGGCAGCGGGCGCAGCCTGAACGCGCTGGGCGAGACGATCCTCGCCGCGGTGCGCGCCAGCACGCTGAAGGACTGGACCTTCAACCTGATGGTGATGGATTACGGCCCGCCGGCGGCCGACGTGTGCGTGCTGCGCGGCGACGTATGCGACATGGGCCGGTCGGCGGTGCAGGCGGTGCGCAACGTGCACGCGAAATACGGCATCCCGCTTGCGCAGATCGAGGTGACGCCGATGATCGGCGTGAACGACGTGCCGCGCAACGATTTCACGCTCGACGATGCGCGCATGCTGGGCATGGCGGTGAGGGAGATGGGCCTGGCCGGGCTGCACTGGTGGTCGCTGGATCGCGACAGGCCGTGCGAGGTGCCGGTACAGGGGGCCAGCGACCGGTGCAGCGGGATGAGCGGTCCTGCCGGGGCGTTCGATGCGGCGTTTCGCACGGGGTTTGCGGGAGGGCGCTGA